Proteins found in one Odontesthes bonariensis isolate fOdoBon6 chromosome 11, fOdoBon6.hap1, whole genome shotgun sequence genomic segment:
- the LOC142391191 gene encoding neoverrucotoxin subunit alpha-like, translating to MQLNAGSEMLSVCNLSDEGCAAVSSALSSQSSSLTQLDLSNNNLQDSGVKQVSAGLKSPNCRLETLSLSGCLITEEGCASLAEAVTSNPKSHLRELDLSYNHPGASGEKLLRAALKDPHKLRVEPAGERWLTPGLRKYSCQLTIDTNTVNMKLKLSDNNRKVTHVEKVQSYPDHPDRFDCWYQLLCRNVLTGRCYWEVEWRGRVSLSVSYRGIRRRGGGDCEFGWNDQSWSLSCSDGCYYSVCHNQRETPISSSSSSSSSSSSSSSSSSSSSSSSVSNRAAVYVDRPAGTLSFYRVSSDTLIHLHTFSTTFTEEPLHPGFGFWFRSSGSSVSLC from the exons ATGCAGCTGAACGCCGGCAGTGAAAT gctgagcgtctgtaacctctcagatgaaggatgtgcagctgtgtcctcagctctcagctcccagtcctccagcctgacacaactggacctgagtaacaacaacctgcaggattcaggggtgaagcaggtgtctgctggcctgaagagtccaaactgcagactggaaactctcag cctgtcaggctgtctgatcacagaggaaggctgtgcttctctggctgaagctgtgacctccaaccccaaatcccatctgagagagctggacctgagctacaaccatccaggagcctcaggagagaagctgctgagggctgcactgaaggatccacacaaactcag ggtggagcctgctggagaacgatggctgacaccaggtctgaggaagt attcctgtcaactcacaatcgacacaaacacagtgaacatgaaactgaaactgtctgacaacaacaggaaggtgacacatgTGGAGAaggttcagtcatatcctgatcatccagacaggtttgatTGCTGGTatcagctgctgtgtagaaatgttctgactggtcgctgttactgggaggtcgagtggagaggaagagtttctctatcagtgagttacagaggaatcaggaggagaggaggaggagactgtGAGTTTGGATggaatgatcagtcctggagtctgagctgctctgatggATGTTATTACTCTGTCTGTCACAATCAGAGAGAAacacccatctcctcctcctcctcctcctcctcctcctcctcctcctcctcctcctcctcctcctcctcctcctcctcctctgtctctaacagagcagcagtgtatgtggaccgtcctgctggcactctgtccttctacagagtctcctctgacacactgatccacctccacaccttcagcaccacattcactgaagaacctctgcatcctggatttgggttctggttcaggtcatCTGGTTCCTCAGTGTCTCTGTGTTGA